A window from Chrysemys picta bellii isolate R12L10 chromosome 20, ASM1138683v2, whole genome shotgun sequence encodes these proteins:
- the LOC135976709 gene encoding uncharacterized protein LOC135976709 has protein sequence MTTKEVANKIELAKLEAEENERKHQRLLQLTKLETEQREREEKAKEEAHKREMELKEKEMELKEKEMEEREKERKHELEVAKAKQDAPANANNPPPGTTSHPRKFPIYKAGDDTEAFLENFERACLGYSITADQYMVELRPQLSGPLAEVAAEMPKEHMNSYELFKNKARLRMGLTPEHARRRFRALKWKPDVSFTRHAYHIDKNCDAWVSGANVKSLEDLLSLVKMEQFLEGVPEEIERYILDRKPKTITEAGEIGAQWVEVAEKKKTSSSWSEYQKGQAETKPYHRGQPKAPPTSQGKPQTPSHPTTPVSTNQPRPGDTLAGRCFKCNGLGHIKAHCPKNPNRLQFITPQSHQRSPNPDASLIPSERRETLRVGGRKVTAWRDTGAQVSTIHQSLVDPKLINPEATVTIQPFVSQSVTLPTATLHVQYKGWSGMWTFAVYDNYPIPMLLGEDLANHVKVAKRVGIVTRRQAKQAFTPIPVPEPSTRAPSVLPETQTKVVELDPLPTTATAVVDPIPETQPKPVPEPELATQPAPEPLPALSPALANPSTTPMPEGTSEPELAEAADNPTQEAQPEPELPHSAPADSGSQSMETAPAPASLPEGPSPSPQSKEELMSPASREQFQAEQEADDSLQKAWAAVRSTPPPLSSSNRSRFVVEQGLLYKETLSGGHQEDWHPQRQLVVPTKYRVKLLSLAHDHPSGHSGVNRTKDRLGKSFHWEGMGKDVANYVRSCEVCQRVGKPQDQVKAPLQPLPIIEVPFQRVAVDILGPFPKKTPRGKQYVLTFMDFATRWPEAVPLSNTRAKSVCQALTDIFARN, from the exons atgactaccaaagaagtagctaacaaaatagaactggccaaactagaagcagaagaaaatgaaagaaaacatcagagactgcttcaattaacaaaactcgagacagagcagagagaaagagaagaaaaagccaaagaggaggcccacaagagagagatggagctgaaagaaaaagagatggagctgaaagaaaaagagatggaggagagagaaaaagaaaggaagcatgaactggaagtagcaaaggctaagcaggatgcaccagccaatgctaacaacccccctccaggtaccacttcccatcccagaaaattccccatctacaaggcaggcgatgatactgaggccttcttagaaaattttgaaagggcctgccttggatacagcatcactgcagaccagtacatggtagagctgaggccgcagctcagtggacccttagcagaggtggcggctgaaatgcctaaggaacacatgaacagttatgaactttttaaaaacaaggccagactcagaatggggctaacacccgagcatgcccgtcggcggttcagagccctaaagtggaaaccggatgtgtcatttacccgtcatgcctaccacattgacaaaaattgtgatgcctgggtatcaggagcaaatgttaaatctctggaagatctgctttccctagtaaaaatggagcagtttttagagggtgttcctgaggaaatagaaaggtacatcctagataggaagcccaaaactataactgaggcgggggagattggagcccaatgggtggaggtggcagaaaagaaaaaaactagtagcagttggagcgaatatcagaaggggcaagccgaaacaaaaccttaccaccggggacaacccaaggccccacccacatcccaagggaaaccccagacgccttctcaccccaccacaccagtctccaccaaccaacctcgtcccggtgataccttagcagggcgatgttttaaatgtaatggactgggacatataaaggctcactgccccaagaaccccaaccgattacagttcattacaccccaatcacaccaaagatccccaaacccagatgcctctctcataccctcggagcgaagggaaaccttgagagtgggcggaaggaaggttaccgcttggagggacactggggctcaagtgtcaactatccaccaatccctagtggaccccaaactcatcaacccagaggctacagtgacaattcaacccttcgtgtcacaatctgtaaccttgcctacagccacgttgcatgtccagtacaagggctggtcaggaatgtggacttttgcagtctatgacaattatcccattcccatgctgctgggggaagatttggccaaccatgtgaaggtagccaagagggtgggaatagttaCCCGCAgacaggctaagcaagctttcacccccatccctgttcctgagccgtccaccagggccccgtctgtgttaccggagacccagacaaaggtggtggaactggatcctctgccaacgactgcaacagccgtagtggatccaatcccagagacccagccaaagccagtcccagaaccggaactggcaacgcaaccagcaccagaaccattgccagccctgagtccagcgcttgcaaacccgtctacaactccaatgccagagggcaccagcgagcctgaactggcagaagcagcagataaccctacccaagaggctcagccagagcctgagttaccacatagtgcaccagcggacagcggttcacagtcaatggaaacagccccagcacctgcatcacttccagagggaccaagccccagtccacagtccaaggaggaactgatgtctccagcatcaagggaacagttccaggccgagcaggaagcagatgacagccttcaaaaagcttgggcggcggtgcggagcaccccaccgcctctcagctcttctaaccgatcccggtttgttgtagaacaaggacttttatacaaggagactctttctggtgggcaccaggaagactggcatcctcaaaggcagttggtagttcccactaagtatcgggtaaagctcttgagcttagcccatgatcatcccagtggccattctggggtgaacagaaccaaagaccggttggggaagtccttccactgggagggaatgggcaaggacgttgctaattatgtccggtcttgtgaggtgtgccaacgagtgggaaaaccccaagaccaggttaaagcccctctccagccactacccataattgaggtcccatttcagcgcgtagctgtggatattctgggtcctttcccaaagaagacacccagaggaaagcagtacgtactgactttcatggattttgctacccgatggccggaagcagtacccttaagcaacaccagggctaaaagtgtgtgccaggcattaacagacatttttgccagg aattaa